The following coding sequences are from one Primulina eburnea isolate SZY01 chromosome 15, ASM2296580v1, whole genome shotgun sequence window:
- the LOC140813913 gene encoding scarecrow-like protein 21: MDSNYIGFGVTGADFSSYPTVSALPANLFRSLDFDTRNLSGSPFSTHSDTDTLGAYKGSLEQQSSTDNFYEFTPSSNSSPYYEEYLQQSRPPSFCRQDNLLVCSSGAFSLHSADHNQHVRRALLELESVLMGPDDDEEVATSEPFLGENKRSQAPVQGSQGWNHESSGSPLNHSDSFSSSTGEHSTESCYKARENFALHGFPTNNLKQLLVACARSLSENKINEFEKLVPHARASVSITGDPIQRVGAYMLEGLIARKELSGTNIYRSLRCNEPDSKDLMSYMHILYEICPYLKFGYMAANGAIAEACKNENRIHIIDFQIGQGTQWMTLLQALAARPCGAPLVRITGIDDPVSKHARGDSLALVGRRLAAISEKFSIPVEFQPVPVFAPDITRDMLDVRPGEALVVNFPLQLHHTPDESVDVSNPRDGLLRMVKSLSPKVVTLVEQESNTNTALFLQRFIEALDYYSAIFESIDVTMPRDRKERINVEEHCLARDMVNIIACEGKERVERHELLGKWRLRFTMAGFQAYPLSSYVNSVIRGLLRCYSENYTLVEKDGAMLLGWKDRNLVSASAWH, encoded by the coding sequence ATGGACTCTAATTATATTGGGTTCGGTGTTACTGGTGCAGATTTTTCCTCTTATCCTACTGTTTCTGCCTTACCGGCAAATCTGTTCAGATCCTTGGATTTCGATACAAGAAACTTATCTGGCTCGCCTTTCTCTACCCATTCTGATACTGACACACTCGGCGCTTACAAGGGTAGTCTAGAGCAGCAAAGTTCAACGGATAATTTTTACGAATTCACCCCTTCGTCCAATTCTTCGCCGTATTACGAAGAGTACCTTCAACAGTCGAGACCCCCTTCCTTCTGCCGTCAGGATAACCTATTGGTTTGTTCCAGTGGAGCATTTTCTCTTCATAGTGCTGATCACAATCAGCACGTAAGGCGTGCTTTATTGGAGTTGGAGAGTGTTCTTATGGGTCCGGATGATGATGAGGAAGTGGCAACATCAGAACCGTTTTTAGGGGAAAATAAGAGATCTCAGGCACCTGTCCAAGGGTCACAAGGCTGGAACCATGAATCCTCGGGGTCTCCTTTAAATCATTCCGATTCATTTAGCAGCTCTACTGGGGAACACAGTACGGAGAGTTGCTACAAGGCCAGGGAAAACTTTGCGTTGCATGGTTTCCCTACTAATAACCTCAAGCAACTACTGGTTGCATGTGCGAGGTCACTTtccgaaaataaaataaatgagtTTGAAAAGTTGGTACCCCATGCTCGTGCATCTGTATCTATTACTGGAGATCCGATTCAGCGTGTTGGTGCATACATGCTTGAAGGATTAATAGCAAGGAAAGAGCTGTCTGGTACTAACATTTACCGGTCCTTGAGGTGCAACGAGCCAGATAGCAAAGACTTGATGTCGTACATGCACATTCTGTATGAAATATGCCCGTATTTGAAGTTTGGTTATATGGCGGCAAACGGCGCCATTGCTGAGGCATGTAAAAATGAGAACCGAATCCACATCATAGATTTCCAGATTGGACAAGGGACTCAATGGATGACTCTCTTACAAGCACTCGCAGCAAGACCTTGTGGTGCCCCGCTTGTTCGAATTACTGGGATTGATGATCCTGTTTCAAAACACGCTCGTGGAGACAGTCTTGCATTAGTAGGAAGACGTTTGGCAGCAATTTCTGAGAAATTCAGCATCCCTGTCGAGTTTCAACCCGTTCCAGTGTTTGCTCCTGATATCACAAGGGATATGCTCGATGTTAGACCCGGTGAGGCGCTGGTGGTGAACTTTCCACTGCAGCTTCACCACACACCTGACGAGAGTGTTGATGTGTCAAATCCAAGAGACGGGCTTCTAAGAATGGTGAAATCTCTTTCTCCGAAAGTTGTCACTTTAGTGGAACAAGAATCGAACACAAACACTGCCCTTTTTCTTCAAAGATTCATCGAAGCTCTAGACTATTATTCAGCCATATTTGAGTCGATAGATGTTACAATGCCTAGGGACAGGAAAGAGCGAATCAACGTGGAGGAACACTGTTTGGCTAGAGATATGGTGAACATCATAGCTTGTGAAGGGAAGGAGAGAGTGGAGAGACACGAGCTCCTTGGCAAATGGAGATTGAGGTTCACGATGGCCGGCTTTCAAGCATACCCTCTAAGTTCTTATGTGAATTCAGTGATTCGGGGATTACTGCGATGCTACTCGGAGAATTACACCTTGGTGGAGAAGGATGGAGCTATGCTGTTGGGATGGAAGGACAGGAATCTGGTTTCAGCTTCTGCTTGGCATTGA